Proteins from a single region of Mycoplasmopsis edwardii:
- a CDS encoding DNA polymerase III subunit beta, whose product MKFTISKNLIESTIEFLSSFVDNIDSFLPFRGIYIEIDNNEVTFIGGSSSIAAKKTIKIDEKNIKLDQTGRILINTQILKNLIKKFEKEITFIKNDRTLEVFENKTKYTLTLLDETKYPHFNFSVSDTKVKIKSKDFSEALNNAYISSNLGQDKNLSLTTNPVTKFINLKSEDKLLRFTSTDTFRLSTHVIDIETDLNIDVNIDNKNFKKLYNKEMPEFIDLFFGSNRIGISYHETVIFTHTSNIKYIDISKLLEFDKKRFIKIKKDELSKVINKTVFAVADKVKRLELSISEKEIKATFEVPEIGVSEFMTTDFEYTGLSFEMDINWIFLKDAISAFNSEFIYLYINDEGNKIYILEDDNTNNIQLLTPIRKY is encoded by the coding sequence TTTATATTGAAATAGATAACAACGAAGTAACATTCATTGGTGGTAGTTCTAGCATAGCTGCAAAGAAAACAATTAAAATAGATGAAAAAAATATTAAATTAGATCAAACAGGAAGAATTTTAATAAATACACAAATTCTTAAGAATTTAATTAAAAAATTTGAAAAAGAAATTACTTTTATTAAAAATGACAGAACATTAGAAGTATTCGAAAATAAAACAAAATACACATTAACTTTATTAGATGAAACAAAATATCCTCATTTTAATTTTTCTGTTTCAGACACAAAAGTTAAAATCAAATCAAAAGATTTTTCAGAGGCTTTAAACAATGCTTACATCTCTTCTAATTTAGGACAAGATAAAAACCTTAGTTTAACAACTAATCCTGTTACTAAATTTATCAATCTTAAATCTGAAGATAAATTGTTAAGATTCACATCAACTGATACATTTAGATTGTCTACACATGTTATTGATATCGAAACTGACTTAAATATTGATGTAAATATTGATAATAAAAACTTTAAAAAACTATACAATAAAGAAATGCCTGAATTTATCGACTTATTTTTTGGAAGTAACAGAATTGGTATTTCTTACCACGAGACAGTTATTTTTACTCATACATCAAACATTAAATATATTGATATTTCAAAACTTTTAGAATTCGATAAAAAAAGATTTATTAAAATTAAAAAAGATGAATTATCAAAAGTTATTAATAAAACAGTTTTTGCGGTAGCTGATAAAGTTAAAAGACTTGAACTTTCAATATCAGAAAAAGAGATAAAAGCAACATTTGAAGTTCCTGAAATAGGGGTATCTGAATTTATGACAACTGACTTCGAATACACTGGATTATCATTCGAAATGGATATAAACTGAATCTTTTTAAAAGATGCGATTAGTGCTTTTAATTCAGAATTTATTTACCTATATATTAATGATGAAGGAAATAAAATTTACATTTTAGAAGACGATAACACCAATAACATTCAATTATTAACACCTATTAGGAAGTATTAA
- a CDS encoding RNA-binding S4 domain-containing protein, producing MVIKINTESIKISQLLKLARITDTGGAAKYFLQENEVMLNGKRIESKSTKIRQNDIVWINNETVLEVE from the coding sequence ATGGTAATTAAAATCAACACAGAATCTATCAAAATTTCTCAATTATTAAAATTGGCAAGAATAACAGATACAGGCGGAGCAGCAAAATATTTCCTTCAAGAAAATGAAGTTATGTTGAATGGTAAAAGAATTGAATCAAAAAGTACAAAAATAAGACAAAACGATATTGTATGAATTAACAATGAAACAGTTTTAGAAGTAGAATAA
- the rpsP gene encoding 30S ribosomal protein S16, whose protein sequence is MVKIRLKRMGSKFRPVYKIVAADARAPRDGKFIEALGHYNPNSKELVLNRELVDKWLSQGAKPTDTVANLLKKQK, encoded by the coding sequence ATGGTAAAAATTAGATTAAAAAGAATGGGGAGCAAATTCAGACCAGTTTACAAAATTGTTGCTGCTGATGCGAGAGCTCCACGTGATGGAAAATTCATCGAAGCTTTAGGACACTACAACCCTAACTCAAAAGAACTTGTTTTAAATAGAGAATTAGTTGATAAATGACTTTCACAAGGTGCAAAACCTACTGATACTGTTGCTAATTTATTAAAAAAACAAAAATAA
- the trmD gene encoding tRNA (guanosine(37)-N1)-methyltransferase TrmD, with product MKINFLTIFPNYIEPLKNESVIKKAIDKKIIDINVVDFREFSKSKHRKVDDEIYGGGHGLLLQIEPIDLALDSLVDRGGYKVLVSPQGKRFDQQKANELSKLKQITFICGRYEGFDERIVELVDEEISIGDFVLTGGELPAMAMADSVIRLVDGVIKVESHENDSFQNQGLLDYPQYTRPREYKGMRVPEVLFNGNHKEIDEWKKKAQWEKTLKNRPDIIERIKNEK from the coding sequence ATGAAAATTAATTTCTTAACTATATTTCCAAATTATATAGAACCATTAAAAAATGAAAGTGTTATCAAAAAAGCAATTGATAAAAAAATCATTGATATAAATGTTGTTGATTTCAGAGAATTTTCAAAAAGTAAACACAGAAAAGTTGATGATGAGATATATGGTGGTGGCCATGGTCTATTACTTCAAATAGAACCAATTGACTTAGCTCTTGATAGTTTGGTTGACAGAGGTGGATATAAGGTATTAGTATCTCCTCAAGGCAAGAGATTTGACCAACAAAAAGCTAATGAACTTTCCAAACTTAAGCAAATCACTTTTATATGTGGTAGATATGAAGGGTTTGATGAAAGGATTGTTGAATTAGTGGATGAAGAAATATCAATTGGAGATTTTGTTCTTACTGGCGGCGAATTACCTGCTATGGCAATGGCTGATAGTGTAATAAGATTAGTTGATGGTGTGATAAAAGTAGAGTCACACGAAAATGATTCATTTCAAAATCAAGGATTATTAGACTACCCACAATATACAAGGCCGCGTGAATACAAGGGAATGAGAGTGCCTGAAGTATTATTTAATGGAAATCACAAAGAAATTGATGAATGAAAGAAAAAAGCTCAATGAGAAAAAACATTGAAGAATCGTCCAGATATAATTGAAAGGATAAAAAATGAGAAATAG
- the rplS gene encoding 50S ribosomal protein L19, which produces MRNRLLELVEKPQLRTDLPEFNTGDNVKVHVRIREGEKERIQVFEGLVISKKESGTRESFTVRKISYGVGVERTFPVNSPLIAHIEVTRSNKVRRKRLFYMRDRKGKSARLKEIKK; this is translated from the coding sequence ATGAGAAATAGATTATTAGAATTAGTAGAAAAACCACAATTACGTACAGATTTACCTGAATTTAATACAGGTGATAATGTTAAAGTTCACGTTCGTATTCGTGAAGGTGAAAAAGAACGTATTCAGGTTTTTGAAGGTTTAGTTATCTCTAAAAAAGAATCAGGAACAAGAGAAAGTTTTACAGTTAGAAAAATTTCTTATGGTGTTGGAGTTGAAAGAACATTCCCAGTTAACTCACCATTAATCGCACATATCGAAGTAACTCGTTCAAACAAAGTTCGTAGAAAAAGATTATTCTACATGAGAGACCGTAAAGGTAAAAGTGCACGTCTTAAAGAAATTAAAAAATAA
- the ligA gene encoding NAD-dependent DNA ligase LigA — protein sequence MNNIKEKIKELTNKINKWNHEYYVLSEPSVSDNVYDVELRKLEILEQQFPDLVLNDSPTKKVGGNIVKEFNEYTHKKPMLSLAKAYSQGDVNKFYNDCVAKVGKDVSFSLEPKIDGASISLHYQDGILVRAVTRGTGLIGNDVTNNIKEINDIPKVIDFEGNLEVRGEIYLPKSEFKKINESRLKNGEKPFANPRNAASGSIQQLDNKNIKERNLSAIIYDVVDPLENGIKKQTEAIKMLNKLGFPINTYIQEAFDFEQIWNKIEKFDKDSYNFECDGFVIKVNSFEQQKNFGFTAKFPKYAIAFKFETEEASSIIKNIIPTVGRTGKISYIGEIEPVELAQTIVQRATLHNAEFIKDLNINIGDEITLIKSGEIIPKITGLKTKNSDDYYHKILNCPSCESKLENIDNLVDQFCLNESCNEKRIRKLIHFASKKALNIETLAEKNIALFYQQGMLSDFASIYNLNKFKDQILELEGFKDARINKILISIEESRKTKFLNVLYAVGIKHVGLRVAEIISDYVNSFKELLNLNLDDLLNINTIGESILSEIKLYLANNKDDLLKLDEIFEYEEKLNNNEVQVLNNLTFVITGKLEKPRSQYEELIKMYGGKLASSVSKNVNYLITNNNVSNTSKMVSAVKLGVKVISETEFNELVNELIKKA from the coding sequence ATGAATAATATAAAAGAAAAAATCAAAGAATTAACAAACAAAATCAATAAGTGAAATCATGAATATTATGTACTTTCAGAACCTTCAGTTAGCGATAATGTTTATGATGTTGAATTAAGAAAACTAGAGATTCTAGAACAACAATTTCCTGATTTAGTATTAAACGATTCTCCAACCAAAAAAGTTGGTGGAAATATTGTTAAAGAATTCAATGAATACACTCATAAAAAACCTATGCTTTCTCTTGCTAAAGCTTATTCTCAAGGTGATGTAAATAAATTCTATAATGATTGTGTGGCTAAAGTTGGTAAGGATGTAAGTTTTAGTTTAGAACCAAAAATTGATGGTGCTTCTATTTCATTGCATTATCAAGACGGAATATTAGTAAGAGCAGTTACTAGAGGTACAGGATTAATCGGTAACGATGTAACTAATAATATTAAAGAAATTAATGATATACCTAAAGTTATTGATTTTGAAGGTAATCTTGAAGTAAGAGGTGAAATTTACTTACCTAAATCAGAATTTAAAAAGATCAATGAAAGTCGTTTAAAAAATGGCGAAAAACCTTTTGCCAATCCTAGAAACGCTGCTTCGGGATCAATTCAACAACTTGATAACAAAAATATTAAGGAAAGAAATCTTTCAGCAATTATTTACGATGTTGTTGATCCATTAGAAAACGGAATAAAGAAACAAACCGAAGCTATTAAAATGTTAAATAAACTTGGTTTTCCAATCAACACATATATTCAAGAAGCTTTTGATTTCGAACAAATTTGAAATAAAATTGAAAAATTTGATAAAGATTCTTACAATTTTGAATGTGATGGATTCGTTATCAAGGTTAATTCATTTGAACAACAAAAGAATTTTGGTTTCACAGCTAAATTTCCTAAATATGCTATTGCTTTTAAGTTTGAAACAGAAGAAGCAAGTTCTATTATTAAAAACATTATTCCAACAGTCGGAAGAACAGGTAAAATAAGTTATATTGGAGAAATTGAACCAGTAGAATTAGCTCAAACAATTGTACAAAGAGCTACATTGCATAATGCTGAGTTTATTAAAGATTTAAACATTAATATTGGAGATGAAATCACTTTAATTAAGTCTGGTGAAATCATCCCTAAAATTACTGGATTAAAAACAAAGAATTCTGATGATTATTATCACAAAATTCTTAATTGTCCTAGTTGCGAAAGTAAACTTGAAAATATCGATAACCTAGTGGACCAATTTTGTTTAAATGAATCATGTAATGAAAAACGTATTAGAAAACTCATTCACTTTGCTAGCAAAAAAGCCCTTAATATTGAAACACTAGCTGAAAAAAATATTGCGTTATTTTATCAACAAGGAATGTTAAGTGATTTTGCTTCAATTTATAACTTAAATAAATTTAAAGATCAAATACTTGAATTAGAGGGATTTAAGGATGCAAGAATTAATAAAATCCTTATTTCAATTGAAGAATCTAGAAAAACAAAATTCCTTAATGTTTTATACGCTGTTGGTATTAAACATGTAGGTTTAAGAGTGGCTGAAATAATTTCTGATTATGTTAATTCATTTAAAGAGTTACTCAATTTAAACCTTGATGATCTTCTTAATATTAATACAATTGGTGAATCTATTCTTAGTGAAATTAAATTGTATTTAGCTAATAATAAAGATGATTTATTAAAGCTCGATGAAATATTTGAATATGAAGAAAAATTAAATAATAATGAAGTACAAGTCTTGAATAATTTAACTTTTGTTATTACTGGTAAGTTAGAAAAACCAAGAAGTCAGTATGAAGAACTTATTAAAATGTATGGCGGTAAACTTGCTTCAAGTGTATCTAAAAATGTAAATTATTTAATAACAAACAATAATGTATCCAATACTTCTAAAATGGTTAGCGCTGTTAAACTAGGTGTTAAAGTTATTAGCGAAACAGAATTTAACGAACTAGTTAATGAATTAATTAAAAAAGCATAA
- the tsaD gene encoding tRNA (adenosine(37)-N6)-threonylcarbamoyltransferase complex transferase subunit TsaD: MLILGIETSHDDTSIAILEDEKVLDMWTYSQIDIFKEFGGTIPELASREHVKNISIIQELILKKYDLSKINYIAYTKEPGLIGSLQIGELFANALSVALNKPLIPINHLEGHFLSSTLTNKITFPALCLLVSGGHTQLLYAKDVDQIEIIGETLDDAVGEAYDKVSNKLELGFPGGPIIDKIYSNYHGEYLKFTKPHTQGKYDFSFSGLKTQILNLINQSKMKDLEINKEQIAASFQKVAVEYLIEKTKSALEEYDVETLVLGGGVSANKKLREEFIKLHNNTIIPDFKYTTDNGAMIAQTAYLNLIKKNK; this comes from the coding sequence ATGCTTATTTTAGGTATTGAAACTTCTCACGATGATACATCTATCGCTATATTAGAAGATGAAAAAGTTTTAGATATGTGAACTTATTCACAAATAGATATTTTTAAAGAATTTGGTGGAACTATTCCTGAACTTGCTTCAAGAGAACATGTCAAAAACATCTCAATCATTCAAGAACTTATATTAAAAAAATATGATTTATCAAAAATCAACTACATCGCATATACAAAGGAACCCGGCTTAATAGGGTCTCTTCAAATTGGTGAATTATTTGCAAACGCATTATCTGTAGCATTGAACAAACCCTTAATTCCTATCAACCACCTTGAAGGTCACTTTTTATCTTCAACTTTAACAAACAAAATTACTTTTCCTGCTTTATGTTTATTAGTTTCCGGAGGTCATACTCAATTGCTTTATGCAAAAGATGTTGATCAAATTGAAATTATAGGTGAAACACTTGATGATGCAGTTGGAGAAGCTTATGATAAAGTATCAAACAAACTTGAATTAGGTTTTCCGGGCGGACCTATAATTGATAAAATTTATTCAAATTATCATGGTGAATATTTAAAATTTACTAAACCTCACACTCAAGGAAAATATGACTTTTCTTTTAGTGGTTTAAAAACACAAATTCTAAACTTAATAAATCAATCTAAAATGAAAGATTTAGAAATAAACAAAGAGCAAATTGCTGCTTCTTTCCAAAAAGTTGCTGTTGAATACTTAATAGAAAAAACTAAGTCAGCACTCGAAGAATATGATGTTGAAACATTAGTTTTAGGTGGTGGTGTTAGTGCTAATAAAAAATTAAGAGAAGAATTTATCAAATTGCATAATAACACAATAATACCAGATTTTAAATACACAACCGATAATGGTGCAATGATAGCACAAACAGCGTACTTAAATTTAATTAAGAAAAATAAATAA
- the tsaE gene encoding tRNA (adenosine(37)-N6)-threonylcarbamoyltransferase complex ATPase subunit type 1 TsaE, protein MSKTYNLKSTKELNLILDEWFDEIKKHKIIYLIGDLGAGKTTFVKELAKKIGIKQNITSPSFNYMKTYDGLVHIDLYNYKGDIEEFEDYFDDNIIAIEWANLHNLTFKNVIVINCELNKDNTHSYRIEVN, encoded by the coding sequence ATGAGTAAAACATACAATCTAAAATCCACAAAAGAATTAAACCTAATTCTTGATGAATGATTTGATGAAATTAAAAAACATAAAATCATTTATTTAATTGGTGACCTTGGTGCGGGTAAAACTACTTTTGTTAAAGAATTAGCAAAAAAAATTGGTATAAAACAAAACATAACTTCTCCTTCTTTTAATTACATGAAAACATATGATGGTTTAGTTCACATTGATTTATATAACTATAAAGGTGATATTGAAGAATTCGAAGATTATTTTGATGATAATATAATAGCAATTGAATGAGCTAATTTACATAACTTAACTTTTAAGAATGTTATAGTAATTAATTGTGAATTAAATAAGGATAATACACACTCATATAGAATCGAGGTTAATTAA
- a CDS encoding DegV family protein, translating to MKELAIVVDSACGLDKRQAESLNLFYLPLQIELDGILYNDGVDINTQTFFKHFNLNTKTFKTSATPLGQSKALIEELSKEYKKVVVFPLSTKLSSQYNTLSVLAREFNNVYVVESVDVAQTILFRLEKFLSELETFGFDKAFKNTSVWNNDELDITLLPKYNDYLVKGGRLSKGAATIAKLLQIVPLIRFENGSLEKQGKGRVFLKSVQNVIDEKFESKQNNDEVVILGEHNEDTKTIVLYLESKYKLTPYILPIPNIISVHTGPDAIVIIKGKNLRKLLEKYTK from the coding sequence ATGAAAGAACTAGCTATTGTTGTTGATTCAGCATGTGGTCTTGATAAAAGACAAGCAGAATCACTTAATTTATTCTATCTTCCACTCCAAATTGAATTGGATGGTATCCTATATAATGATGGTGTAGACATTAATACACAAACTTTTTTCAAACACTTTAATTTAAATACCAAAACATTTAAAACATCTGCAACACCTTTAGGTCAATCTAAAGCATTAATTGAAGAGTTATCTAAGGAATACAAAAAGGTTGTAGTATTCCCTTTATCAACTAAATTATCAAGCCAATATAATACTTTAAGCGTGCTTGCTCGAGAATTTAATAATGTATATGTTGTTGAATCAGTTGATGTTGCTCAAACTATTTTATTTAGACTTGAAAAGTTTTTGAGTGAACTAGAAACGTTTGGTTTTGATAAAGCATTTAAAAACACATCGGTTTGAAATAACGACGAATTAGATATTACATTATTACCCAAATACAACGATTACCTTGTAAAAGGAGGAAGGCTTTCAAAAGGTGCAGCCACAATTGCAAAACTTTTACAAATTGTTCCGTTAATAAGATTCGAAAATGGTTCACTTGAAAAACAAGGTAAGGGTAGAGTTTTCTTAAAATCAGTTCAAAATGTTATTGATGAAAAGTTTGAATCAAAACAAAATAATGATGAAGTAGTTATTTTAGGTGAACATAACGAAGATACCAAAACTATTGTTTTATATTTAGAATCTAAATATAAATTAACACCATACATTTTACCTATTCCTAACATCATTTCTGTTCACACTGGCCCTGATGCTATCGTTATTATAAAAGGTAAAAATTTAAGAAAACTTTTAGAAAAGTACACTAAATAA
- the tapR gene encoding TyrS-associated PheT N-terminal domain-related protein TapR, translated as MIIVNNISNFYKNSSIIFVNSEVKSERQITMNDLVFFVNSKNEVHSINIQNNDKYGIKNKKYYIEDLNNLSEVLKVIKENNLVVNDSKKFVYKKITKRREHPESNKLFIITLFDGEKEVEIVTNTLDSLEGKVIVVANLGATTFDGTEILKGKVMGVESPGMVVSYKTLGLENEGLIFGSEDEIGKEFIF; from the coding sequence ATGATTATAGTTAATAATATAAGTAATTTTTACAAAAATTCATCAATTATTTTTGTTAATTCAGAAGTAAAAAGTGAAAGACAAATTACTATGAATGACTTAGTTTTTTTTGTAAATTCTAAGAATGAAGTTCATAGTATTAATATTCAAAATAATGATAAATATGGAATCAAAAACAAAAAGTATTATATTGAGGATTTAAACAACTTAAGTGAAGTTTTAAAAGTTATTAAAGAAAACAATTTAGTTGTTAATGATTCAAAAAAGTTTGTTTATAAAAAAATCACAAAAAGAAGAGAACATCCTGAATCAAACAAATTATTTATTATAACTTTATTTGATGGTGAGAAAGAAGTTGAAATTGTTACTAATACATTAGATTCATTAGAAGGTAAAGTTATTGTTGTTGCAAATTTAGGAGCAACAACTTTCGATGGTACAGAGATCCTAAAAGGAAAAGTAATGGGTGTTGAAAGTCCTGGTATGGTTGTAAGCTATAAAACTCTTGGATTAGAAAATGAAGGACTGATATTTGGTTCAGAAGATGAAATTGGTAAGGAATTTATTTTTTAG
- the tyrS gene encoding tyrosine--tRNA ligase produces the protein MEIIKDLTQRGILKDVTNLEKFQNIDKDAKIYSGFDPTAISLHLGNYIQILTLLRLKKAGIKTLAIVGGATGTIGDPTFRSTERIQLSNDEVNKNKMNIIKQLESFGIEVFDNLKFYENMNILDFLREVGSSINVAYMLNKDSIAKRLENGLSFTEFSYTIIQGWDFYELYKNHNVHGQFGGSDQWGNITSGLEIISKKVSQDHKAFAFTTNLLTDQNGNKFGKSTGGGNLWLDKNLTKPYDMYQFLLNQPDAEIEKLLNWLTFLSYDEIKKIMKDHENDPKLRIAQKALGYEVIKDIHGESEANKARSISKLLFDKNIDLDSMKIEEIEAIDNEIKTLELSGDLNLVEELISNKVIKSKREAREFIEKGSLKLNFEPISEDQKVNSKYFENKYALLHVGKKNVYIIKIKTNK, from the coding sequence ATGGAAATTATTAAAGATTTAACTCAAAGAGGAATTTTAAAAGATGTAACTAATCTTGAGAAATTTCAAAATATAGACAAAGATGCGAAAATTTATTCTGGATTTGATCCAACAGCGATCAGTTTACACCTTGGTAACTATATTCAAATTTTAACTTTATTAAGACTTAAGAAAGCAGGTATTAAAACACTTGCGATTGTTGGTGGTGCTACAGGAACAATTGGAGATCCGACATTTAGATCAACAGAAAGAATTCAATTAAGCAATGATGAAGTAAATAAGAATAAAATGAACATTATTAAGCAATTAGAAAGTTTTGGTATTGAAGTTTTTGATAACCTCAAATTTTATGAAAACATGAATATTTTAGACTTCTTAAGAGAAGTTGGTTCTTCAATCAATGTGGCTTATATGCTGAACAAAGATTCAATTGCAAAGAGATTAGAAAATGGTTTAAGCTTTACAGAGTTTAGTTACACAATAATTCAAGGTTGAGACTTTTATGAGTTATATAAAAACCACAATGTTCATGGTCAATTTGGTGGATCAGATCAATGAGGGAATATAACAAGCGGACTTGAAATTATTTCTAAAAAAGTATCACAAGATCATAAGGCATTTGCTTTTACAACTAATTTATTAACAGATCAAAATGGGAACAAGTTTGGTAAATCAACAGGCGGCGGAAATCTTTGACTAGACAAAAACTTAACAAAACCTTATGATATGTATCAATTCCTATTAAATCAACCTGATGCTGAAATTGAAAAATTATTAAATTGATTAACTTTCTTATCTTATGACGAAATTAAAAAGATCATGAAAGATCATGAAAATGATCCTAAGTTAAGAATTGCTCAAAAAGCATTAGGATATGAAGTTATTAAAGATATTCATGGTGAAAGTGAAGCAAATAAAGCAAGATCAATTAGTAAATTATTATTTGATAAAAATATTGATTTAGATTCAATGAAAATTGAAGAAATTGAAGCAATTGATAATGAAATTAAAACTCTTGAATTAAGTGGTGATTTAAATTTAGTCGAGGAATTAATTTCAAATAAAGTTATTAAATCAAAAAGAGAAGCAAGAGAGTTTATAGAAAAAGGTTCACTAAAATTAAATTTTGAACCAATTTCTGAAGATCAAAAAGTTAATTCAAAATATTTCGAAAACAAGTATGCGTTATTACATGTTGGTAAGAAAAATGTTTATATAATAAAAATCAAAACTAATAAATAG
- a CDS encoding DJ-1/PfpI family protein — protein MNLLVIIENNFKDVELVTPLTIFKTSKQFNKIDFYNPTLKVAKGSDGFAFVDNILNEVNIDDYDLIFIPGGSGAQALRKNDKSLNIIKDFYKKEQNKIIAVCDAPNVLSEKSIITNEEFSGYPTDWSIDFRNSNWQDNLVSISKNKLYTGNSPYSSAKLAFIALIEIFGYKIALSTYKIFAGKPEAKEIIL, from the coding sequence ATGAATTTATTAGTTATTATTGAAAATAATTTTAAAGATGTCGAATTAGTTACACCATTAACAATATTCAAAACATCAAAACAATTTAACAAAATTGATTTTTACAATCCTACTTTAAAAGTCGCTAAAGGTTCTGATGGATTTGCTTTTGTTGATAATATTTTGAATGAAGTAAATATTGATGATTATGATTTAATTTTTATCCCAGGTGGTTCAGGTGCACAAGCACTTAGAAAAAATGATAAATCATTAAATATTATTAAAGACTTTTACAAAAAAGAACAAAATAAAATTATTGCTGTTTGCGATGCTCCAAATGTTTTAAGTGAAAAAAGCATTATCACAAACGAAGAATTTTCAGGGTATCCAACAGATTGAAGTATAGATTTTAGAAATTCAAATTGACAAGATAATTTGGTCTCTATTTCTAAGAATAAACTTTATACAGGTAACTCACCATATTCTTCTGCCAAACTTGCATTTATAGCTTTAATTGAAATTTTTGGTTATAAAATTGCATTAAGCACATACAAAATTTTTGCAGGTAAGCCTGAGGCAAAAGAAATAATTTTATAA
- a CDS encoding MSC_0882 family membrane protein, which yields MFRPKRPNEGLELKTAQVNLQNNNERKLYTDPQKQLNPQTYTIIRKERNVRVISAIFWGLIVLGSIIGMLTNFLWYFINEKSNGIVTYYILLAFPLLISFMFMTKSLIKVSGWSKVRNNFRTNYLQADASSSSMFVDIYQALVLKGLRLTWGLVFFLTYFGLFNIIILALKDQIWEIGSNFDGNTTSNGFNVHFLIDFSKWFKTAFGNVNLLLIIDLCVILGVIALYVLVILYDKKRIQDIQANFGTGENAIAVKKLVEERRRAENKAWIKTYIIIFVIVVLIPLVLILFLIYKKFIRRKA from the coding sequence ATGTTTAGACCAAAAAGACCTAATGAAGGATTAGAATTAAAAACCGCACAAGTCAACCTGCAAAACAACAACGAAAGAAAACTTTATACAGATCCACAAAAACAGTTGAATCCACAAACATACACAATTATTAGAAAAGAAAGAAATGTTAGAGTTATTTCAGCAATCTTTTGAGGACTAATTGTTTTAGGTTCAATTATAGGTATGTTAACAAACTTTTTATGATATTTCATTAATGAAAAATCAAATGGTATTGTTACATATTACATTTTATTAGCATTTCCATTACTTATTAGTTTCATGTTTATGACAAAAAGCCTAATTAAAGTATCTGGATGAAGTAAGGTTAGAAATAATTTTAGAACAAATTATTTACAAGCAGATGCTTCATCTAGCTCGATGTTTGTTGATATTTATCAAGCATTAGTATTAAAAGGATTAAGATTGACTTGAGGGTTAGTTTTCTTCTTAACATACTTTGGTTTATTCAATATTATTATTTTAGCGTTAAAAGATCAAATTTGAGAAATTGGTTCAAACTTTGATGGTAATACAACCTCAAATGGATTTAATGTTCACTTCTTAATTGATTTTAGTAAGTGATTTAAAACAGCATTTGGAAACGTTAATTTATTATTAATTATTGATTTATGTGTGATTCTCGGTGTTATTGCTCTTTATGTTTTAGTTATCTTATATGATAAAAAAAGAATTCAAGATATTCAAGCAAACTTCGGTACAGGTGAAAACGCTATTGCAGTTAAAAAACTTGTTGAGGAAAGAAGAAGAGCAGAAAACAAAGCATGAATTAAAACATATATTATTATCTTTGTTATTGTTGTGTTAATTCCATTAGTTTTAATCTTATTCTTAATTTACAAAAAATTTATTAGAAGAAAAGCATAA